In the Sulfurovum zhangzhouensis genome, one interval contains:
- a CDS encoding 4-(cytidine 5'-diphospho)-2-C-methyl-D-erythritol kinase: MYTINAHAKVNIFLKITGHKEGYHTLISRFMRVDDLYDTITFEPCIAEEFSIEGCEGVPLESNTIYKAYQSLKKYTKDPKLENFFKHHKVIVTKRIPSQAGLGGGSSDAAAFMRLCNEVCNLGIDTPTLSQLGSQIGADLPFFIQNYPSANVSGFGEIVEPFEEETLHLELFTPKIGCDTTVVYKTFKKHLLDDITLCSFTGWEKIDSRTLLETIADPIILNDLYAAALIAYPELGEVPQAKEGWFFSGSGSTFFRIKN; this comes from the coding sequence GTGTATACGATCAATGCCCATGCCAAGGTCAATATCTTTTTGAAGATTACCGGACACAAAGAGGGATACCATACACTGATCTCGCGTTTTATGAGAGTGGATGACCTCTATGATACGATCACTTTTGAACCTTGTATAGCTGAAGAGTTTTCGATAGAGGGATGCGAAGGTGTACCTTTGGAATCAAATACCATTTATAAGGCCTACCAAAGCCTGAAAAAGTATACCAAAGACCCTAAACTGGAAAACTTTTTTAAACATCATAAAGTGATCGTCACCAAACGTATCCCAAGCCAGGCAGGACTTGGCGGGGGAAGCTCGGATGCTGCTGCATTTATGCGCCTATGCAATGAGGTGTGCAATCTCGGGATCGATACACCTACCCTCTCTCAGCTTGGTAGCCAGATAGGTGCCGATCTGCCTTTTTTTATTCAAAACTACCCATCTGCGAATGTCAGCGGTTTTGGGGAGATCGTTGAGCCTTTTGAAGAGGAAACACTTCACTTGGAACTTTTCACTCCCAAGATAGGGTGTGATACCACCGTAGTCTATAAAACCTTTAAAAAACATCTACTTGATGACATCACCTTATGCAGTTTTACGGGATGGGAGAAGATCGACTCAAGAACGCTACTCGAAACAATCGCTGATCCGATCATACTCAATGACCTTTACGCTGCTGCCCTGATCGCTTACCCGGAACTTGGAGAGGTTCCGCAGGCCAAAGAGGGATGGTTCTTTTCGGGGAGCGGAAGTACGTTTTTTCGAATAAAAAACTAA
- a CDS encoding AAA family ATPase — protein sequence MKEDDLNTHFSGHTSSLQLLYENASLDEKHQLNEHIKHLLGTYKEANTHFIEKKLHLNEIDEKGTLIFFTGKMGAGKSTYSKKLASELDAVLLSEDDWLSAIYPEEIKNFDDYIKYSSRLKPLLKEHVQRILHSGTSVVMDFPGNTKKQRAWFKEIFLEDQIPHKLIYLKAEDQLCLKRLKQRRQDLPERAQFDTEEVFHQVTSYFQAPTADEGFNIEVVCQ from the coding sequence ATGAAAGAAGATGATTTAAACACACACTTTTCAGGGCACACTTCTTCTCTGCAACTACTTTATGAAAATGCTTCTTTAGACGAAAAGCATCAGCTAAATGAGCACATTAAACACCTACTTGGTACATATAAAGAAGCAAATACTCATTTTATAGAAAAAAAGCTGCACCTGAATGAAATTGACGAAAAAGGAACTCTGATATTTTTCACTGGAAAGATGGGAGCTGGAAAATCAACTTACTCAAAAAAACTGGCTAGTGAATTGGACGCAGTTCTTTTATCTGAAGACGATTGGCTATCTGCTATTTATCCAGAAGAAATAAAAAACTTTGACGACTACATTAAATACTCCTCTCGCTTAAAGCCTTTATTAAAAGAACATGTACAAAGAATTTTACATTCAGGAACTTCTGTGGTTATGGATTTCCCTGGGAACACAAAGAAGCAGAGAGCATGGTTTAAAGAAATATTTTTAGAGGATCAAATCCCTCACAAATTGATTTATCTTAAAGCAGAAGATCAATTGTGTTTAAAGCGGCTTAAACAAAGAAGGCAAGATTTGCCAGAACGCGCTCAATTTGATACGGAAGAAGTTTTTCATCAAGTAACCAGCTATTTTCAAGCTCCTACTGCTGATGAAGGGTTTAACATTGAAGTTGTATGTCAATAG
- a CDS encoding multiheme c-type cytochrome encodes MKLFWAVISLLAITSLQAEEINKKYETNENCNACHMEISKRWATSRHSNSHFSKNDLFKKSLEFMVRKNPTLILDEVKVECAQCHNPRITKKTVEDKDKYLLLMGIEENKKEMDRVLNTKNMQNGINCVVCHNIDEIHLDKSKGSQGMNTVKFGEQGTMFGPFDDAVSPYHKTAQRAHFMTDEPTLCFVCHYSTPNKHGVEVYATGKEYDATGSNEGCKDCHMSEKYEGFASNYSQGGGKPKPRMVREHRFASVDNSNIMINYIDVKSSTKRGKFILTLKNKSPHAIPTGYGLREIILHVDYFDKTDKKVGEDRKVLETRWVDAKGEETIPHLAASKSKDTRLQGKATQDYEFDVPQGADYAKYTFSYRLINEKMAKELGVTDPFFLKEYIFSERRIHLN; translated from the coding sequence ATGAAACTGTTTTGGGCAGTAATCTCACTATTGGCAATCACTAGTTTGCAAGCAGAGGAGATCAATAAAAAATATGAGACCAATGAGAACTGTAACGCATGCCATATGGAGATATCCAAAAGATGGGCGACTTCAAGACACTCAAACTCACATTTTTCCAAAAATGATCTTTTTAAAAAATCATTAGAGTTTATGGTTCGCAAAAATCCTACACTTATCTTGGATGAAGTAAAAGTTGAATGTGCTCAATGCCATAATCCTAGAATTACAAAGAAAACAGTTGAAGATAAAGATAAATATCTCTTGTTAATGGGCATTGAAGAGAACAAAAAAGAGATGGACAGAGTACTCAATACCAAAAATATGCAAAATGGTATTAACTGTGTTGTATGTCACAATATTGATGAGATCCATTTAGATAAATCTAAAGGTTCGCAGGGGATGAACACGGTTAAGTTCGGAGAACAGGGAACAATGTTCGGACCATTTGATGATGCTGTCTCGCCATATCATAAGACAGCACAAAGAGCACACTTTATGACGGATGAGCCTACACTTTGTTTTGTATGCCACTACAGTACTCCAAATAAACACGGTGTTGAAGTTTATGCAACAGGGAAAGAGTATGATGCTACAGGATCGAACGAAGGGTGTAAAGATTGTCATATGAGCGAGAAGTATGAAGGATTTGCTTCTAACTACAGTCAAGGTGGCGGAAAACCTAAGCCGAGGATGGTGAGAGAACACCGTTTTGCAAGTGTTGATAATAGCAATATCATGATCAATTATATCGATGTTAAAAGCAGTACAAAAAGGGGTAAATTTATCCTTACTTTGAAAAACAAATCACCGCATGCTATCCCAACAGGTTATGGACTTAGAGAGATTATCCTGCATGTAGACTATTTTGACAAGACAGATAAAAAAGTCGGTGAGGACCGAAAAGTATTAGAGACAAGATGGGTAGATGCAAAGGGTGAAGAGACGATCCCTCATTTGGCAGCTTCAAAATCCAAAGATACAAGACTCCAAGGGAAAGCTACACAAGATTATGAGTTTGATGTACCGCAAGGTGCAGATTATGCAAAATATACTTTCTCATATCGTCTGATCAATGAAAAGATGGCTAAAGAACTTGGTGTTACTGATCCATTCTTCTTAAAAGAGTATATATTCTCAGAAAGAAGAATTCACCTTAACTAA
- the truC gene encoding tRNA pseudouridine(65) synthase TruC, giving the protein MEEYQKEELEVLYQDRFLIAVNKPSGLLVHKSPIDKHETRFALQIVRDQIGQYVYPVHRLDKPTSGILLFALDQEVAKVMSDMFRSGNVSKEYVAVVRGYCEEEGFIDHPLKQMLDTKAQKEQGITKEAQDAQTYYKRVATVELPYAVSRYSVARYSLVRLQPKTGRKHQLRRHMKHIFHPIIGDTKHGRGEHNKLFRDKFDVHRLLLHANRMNFEHPVTKEKLEISAPLDETFEKLFEIFGWETI; this is encoded by the coding sequence GTGGAAGAGTATCAAAAAGAGGAGCTTGAGGTACTCTACCAAGACCGGTTTCTGATCGCTGTCAATAAACCCTCAGGACTGCTTGTCCATAAATCTCCCATTGATAAACATGAAACAAGGTTTGCACTTCAGATCGTACGTGACCAGATAGGACAGTATGTCTATCCTGTTCATAGACTCGATAAACCAACCTCCGGGATACTGCTGTTTGCTCTAGATCAAGAGGTTGCCAAAGTCATGTCCGATATGTTCCGAAGCGGGAATGTTTCAAAGGAGTATGTCGCTGTAGTAAGAGGCTATTGTGAAGAGGAGGGTTTTATCGATCATCCGCTCAAACAGATGCTTGATACAAAGGCTCAAAAAGAGCAGGGGATTACCAAAGAAGCTCAGGATGCACAGACCTACTATAAGCGTGTGGCTACAGTAGAGCTGCCTTATGCTGTAAGCCGCTACTCGGTTGCCAGATACTCACTGGTCAGGCTCCAACCCAAAACAGGCCGTAAACATCAGTTAAGACGCCATATGAAGCATATCTTTCATCCGATTATAGGAGATACAAAACACGGTAGGGGTGAGCACAACAAGCTCTTTAGAGATAAGTTCGATGTTCACAGGCTTTTGTTGCATGCCAATAGAATGAATTTTGAGCATCCTGTAACCAAAGAGAAGTTGGAGATCAGCGCTCCCTTGGATGAAACTTTTGAAAAGTTATTTGAGATATTCGGATGGGAAACTATCTAG
- the rplS gene encoding 50S ribosomal protein L19, with the protein MRNKYIESFEQAQLEGKTIPEFRAGDTLKVSVRIKEGDKERIQDYEGLCISIRGEGTGRTFTVRKMGANSVGVERIFPLYSDSIENIEVRRRGRVRRAKLYYQRALKGKAARIKELRRK; encoded by the coding sequence ATGAGAAATAAATACATCGAAAGCTTCGAACAGGCGCAACTAGAAGGTAAAACTATTCCTGAATTTAGAGCGGGTGATACTTTAAAAGTATCTGTAAGAATTAAAGAAGGTGACAAAGAAAGAATTCAGGACTATGAAGGTCTTTGTATCTCAATCAGAGGTGAAGGAACAGGTAGAACTTTCACTGTAAGAAAAATGGGAGCAAACTCTGTAGGTGTTGAAAGAATCTTCCCACTTTACTCTGATAGTATCGAGAACATCGAAGTTAGAAGAAGAGGTAGAGTTAGAAGAGCGAAGCTTTACTACCAAAGAGCACTTAAAGGTAAAGCTGCACGTATTAAAGAGCTTAGAAGAAAGTAA
- the smpB gene encoding SsrA-binding protein SmpB has product MAINIIAQNKKAKHDYEILEKFEAGIVLTGAEVKALRAKRANLQDSYCRFIRGELFLMNAHIAHLETASKHFTPDTRAPRKLLLHKKELEKLYVKVHKEGLTIVPLMIYFNEQNRAKTSIAIARGKKLHDKRADLKEKTLDREAKQAMKNRSY; this is encoded by the coding sequence TTGGCTATCAATATCATCGCACAAAATAAAAAAGCCAAACATGATTATGAAATTCTTGAAAAGTTCGAGGCCGGCATCGTACTTACCGGTGCAGAGGTAAAAGCACTGCGTGCAAAACGTGCCAATTTACAAGATTCCTACTGCCGTTTTATCAGAGGTGAACTCTTTTTGATGAATGCCCATATTGCACATCTGGAAACTGCCAGTAAACACTTTACCCCGGATACAAGGGCACCAAGAAAACTGCTTCTTCATAAAAAAGAACTGGAAAAACTTTATGTAAAAGTACATAAAGAGGGCCTTACGATCGTACCGCTTATGATCTACTTTAATGAACAAAACCGAGCTAAGACAAGTATAGCTATAGCCAGAGGAAAGAAATTACACGACAAGCGTGCTGACCTCAAAGAAAAAACATTGGATAGAGAAGCAAAACAAGCAATGAAGAACCGATCTTACTGA